A genomic window from Pseudocitrobacter corydidari includes:
- a CDS encoding TetR/AcrR family transcriptional regulator: MARPKSEDKKQALLDAATVAFAQSGIAASTALIARNAGVAEGTLFRYFATKDDLLNALYLHLKYDLCQAMIAGLSESEAPKEVIHSIWNSYIDWGVRNPVGNRAMRRMSMSEKITEETKHQVKEMFPELNRLCQRSVRPVYLSGEFETFGDALFLSLAEATIEFASQQPARADKLKALGFEAMWRALAEEKP; encoded by the coding sequence GTGGCTCGTCCCAAGAGTGAAGATAAAAAGCAGGCGTTACTGGATGCCGCAACGGTGGCTTTTGCCCAATCCGGCATTGCTGCCTCAACGGCGCTGATCGCCCGCAACGCGGGAGTCGCTGAAGGCACCCTGTTCCGCTATTTTGCCACCAAGGACGATCTGCTTAATGCACTTTACCTGCATCTGAAATACGACCTTTGCCAGGCGATGATTGCCGGGCTTAGCGAGTCTGAAGCGCCGAAAGAGGTGATTCACAGTATCTGGAACAGTTACATCGACTGGGGCGTGCGTAATCCGGTCGGCAACCGCGCGATGCGTCGTATGTCGATGAGTGAGAAGATCACCGAAGAGACAAAACACCAGGTGAAAGAGATGTTCCCGGAACTCAACCGCCTGTGCCAGCGTTCGGTGCGCCCGGTTTACCTGTCCGGCGAGTTCGAAACCTTCGGCGATGCGCTGTTCCTTTCGCTGGCGGAAGCCACCATTGAATTTGCCAGCCAGCAGCCCGCGCGTGCAGATAAACTCAAAGCGCTGGGTTTCGAAGCGATGTGGCGCGCACTGGCCGAGGAAAAGCCTTAA
- a CDS encoding mechanosensitive ion channel family protein has translation MQELIAQVEELGIEINHTSSLVIIFGIILLTAIVVHIILHRIVLRTFERRAQASSKLWLQIITQNKLFHRLAFTLQGIIVNVQAVLWLQKGSDAAQILTTCAQLWVMLYALLSFFSLLDVIFNLSQKFSAASQLPLKGIFQGVKLVSAILVGILIISLLLGQSPAILISGLGAMAAVLMLVFKDPILGLVAGIQLSANDMLKLGDWLEMPKYGADGAVTDIGLTTVKVRNWDNTITTIPTWSLVSDSFKNWSGMSASGGRRIKRSVNIDTTSVHFLDEQEQQRLIQAKLLKPYMDSRHQEIDEWNREHGSEASVLNLRKMTNVGTFRAYLNEYLRNHPRIRKDMTLMVRQLAPDNNGLPMEIYCFTNTVVWAEYESIQADIFDHIFAVVEEFGLRVYQSPTGNDIRSLAGAIQAQ, from the coding sequence ATGCAGGAATTGATAGCTCAGGTCGAAGAACTCGGCATCGAAATAAATCACACCAGTTCCCTGGTGATTATCTTTGGTATTATTTTACTTACCGCAATTGTCGTACATATTATCCTGCACCGCATTGTGCTACGGACGTTTGAACGACGCGCACAGGCCAGCAGCAAATTATGGCTGCAGATCATTACCCAAAATAAACTTTTCCATCGTCTGGCGTTTACCCTGCAAGGGATTATCGTCAACGTACAGGCCGTTTTATGGCTACAAAAAGGCAGCGATGCGGCGCAAATTCTGACAACCTGCGCTCAACTGTGGGTCATGCTTTACGCGCTACTGTCTTTCTTCTCGTTATTAGACGTGATCTTTAATCTCAGCCAGAAATTTTCCGCTGCGTCTCAGTTACCGCTGAAAGGTATATTCCAGGGGGTGAAACTGGTCAGCGCCATTCTGGTCGGCATTCTGATTATTTCTCTGCTACTGGGGCAATCCCCGGCGATTCTGATCAGCGGTCTCGGCGCGATGGCCGCGGTGCTGATGCTGGTGTTTAAAGACCCGATTCTTGGTCTGGTCGCCGGTATTCAGCTTTCGGCAAACGACATGCTGAAGCTCGGCGACTGGCTGGAGATGCCGAAATATGGCGCTGACGGCGCGGTCACGGATATCGGCCTGACCACCGTAAAAGTGCGTAACTGGGATAACACCATTACCACTATTCCTACCTGGTCGCTGGTCTCTGACTCTTTTAAAAACTGGAGCGGCATGTCTGCGTCCGGTGGTCGTCGAATTAAGCGCAGCGTTAATATCGATACCACCAGCGTGCATTTTCTCGATGAGCAGGAACAGCAGCGCCTGATTCAGGCCAAACTGCTGAAACCGTATATGGATTCGCGTCATCAGGAAATCGATGAATGGAACCGTGAGCACGGCAGCGAAGCCTCAGTATTGAATCTGCGTAAAATGACCAATGTCGGCACGTTCCGCGCTTATCTCAACGAATATTTACGCAACCACCCACGTATTCGTAAAGATATGACGCTGATGGTCCGCCAGCTTGCGCCAGATAATAACGGCCTGCCGATGGAGATATACTGCTTTACCAATACGGTAGTATGGGCAGAATATGAAAGCATTCAGGCGGATATCTTCGACCATATTTTCGCGGTGGTAGAAGAGTTTGGCCTGCGCGTATATCAGTCGCCTACCGGGAACGATATTCGTTCACTGGCAGGCGCCATTCAAGCGCAATAA
- a CDS encoding LacI family DNA-binding transcriptional regulator produces MSIQKIARLAGVSVATVSRVLNNSDTVKPKNRERVLQAIKESNYQPNLLARQLRTARSSMILVMVSNIANPFCAEVVKGIEEQAEKKGYRILLCHSGSDIERSKSGLRLLTGKMVDGIITMDAFSKLPELKMIIGDAPWVQCAEYADTGAVSCVGINDVDAAQHVVSHLADSGRQRIALINHDLSYKYARLRERGYKSVLHVRELDYQSVEYAAELSSAAGKAAMEKLLAQQPRPDAVFAVSDTLAAGAMRAIEQAGLKVPQDIAVVGFDGTELAEMVSPQLTTVQQPSREIGAKAVELLLKRIENPASVAERVMMDWRFISRASA; encoded by the coding sequence ATGTCCATTCAGAAAATTGCGCGGCTGGCCGGTGTGTCGGTCGCCACGGTGTCGCGCGTGCTGAACAACAGCGACACTGTAAAACCGAAAAACCGCGAGCGGGTACTGCAGGCGATTAAAGAGAGCAACTACCAGCCAAACCTGCTGGCGCGTCAGCTACGCACGGCGCGCAGTTCGATGATCCTCGTGATGGTTTCAAACATCGCCAACCCGTTTTGCGCCGAGGTGGTGAAGGGCATCGAAGAACAGGCCGAGAAAAAGGGTTATCGCATTTTGCTGTGCCATTCCGGTTCTGATATCGAGCGCTCGAAATCCGGTTTACGCTTGCTGACCGGTAAGATGGTCGACGGCATTATCACCATGGATGCATTCAGCAAGTTACCGGAGCTGAAAATGATTATCGGCGATGCGCCATGGGTGCAGTGTGCGGAGTATGCCGATACCGGTGCAGTTTCCTGCGTGGGAATTAACGATGTCGATGCCGCTCAGCATGTAGTGAGTCATCTGGCCGACAGCGGCCGCCAGCGCATTGCGTTGATTAACCATGACCTGAGCTATAAGTATGCCCGCCTGCGTGAGCGTGGTTACAAAAGCGTGCTGCATGTGCGCGAGCTGGATTATCAAAGCGTAGAGTACGCGGCTGAGCTGAGTTCTGCGGCGGGGAAGGCGGCAATGGAAAAATTACTGGCGCAACAGCCGAGGCCGGATGCGGTATTTGCCGTTTCTGATACCCTGGCCGCCGGGGCGATGCGCGCGATTGAACAGGCGGGGCTGAAAGTGCCGCAGGATATCGCCGTCGTGGGATTCGATGGTACAGAGCTTGCGGAGATGGTCTCTCCGCAACTGACGACGGTGCAGCAGCCTTCGCGCGAGATAGGCGCGAAGGCGGTAGAACTGCTGCTGAAAAGAATTGAAAACCCGGCCTCAGTGGCCGAGCGAGTGATGATGGACTGGCGCTTTATTTCGCGCGCCAGTGCCTGA
- a CDS encoding sugar phosphate isomerase/epimerase family protein, with amino-acid sequence MKTIKGPGIFLSQFIAGDAPFNTLDGLAEWAAGLGYKALQIPCNHPAIFDLEKAVVSQTYCDEIRGRLAEKGLEVSELSTHLEGQLVAVHPAYDDAFDHFAPAALRGNPQARQQWAVETVKKAAQASARLGLSAHATFSGALAWPYFYPWPPHNAALLQDAFAEQARRWRPILDVFDEHGVNLCYEIHPGEDLHDGLTFERFLEGVGNHPRCHMLYDPSHLHLQNIDYLAWIDIYHSRIKAFHVKDAEFERNGRSGVYGGYQNWLTRAGRFRSLGDGQIDFKGIFSKLTQHDYDGWAVLEWECCLKSAEVGAREGSEFIRRHIIPVSTRAFDDFAAGSEAKK; translated from the coding sequence ATGAAAACAATCAAAGGACCGGGAATTTTTCTTTCTCAGTTTATCGCAGGCGATGCGCCCTTTAATACCCTGGATGGCCTGGCGGAATGGGCTGCCGGGCTGGGTTATAAAGCACTGCAAATTCCCTGCAATCATCCGGCGATATTTGACCTGGAAAAGGCGGTTGTCAGCCAGACTTACTGCGATGAGATTCGCGGTAGGTTGGCTGAAAAAGGGCTGGAGGTAAGCGAGTTGTCTACGCATCTGGAAGGGCAACTGGTGGCGGTGCATCCGGCCTATGATGATGCGTTCGATCACTTCGCGCCCGCTGCGCTGCGCGGCAACCCGCAGGCGCGTCAGCAGTGGGCGGTAGAGACGGTGAAGAAAGCCGCGCAGGCATCCGCCCGGCTGGGATTATCGGCGCACGCGACCTTTTCTGGTGCGCTGGCGTGGCCCTATTTTTACCCCTGGCCGCCGCACAATGCTGCCCTGTTGCAGGACGCCTTTGCTGAGCAGGCGCGTCGCTGGCGGCCAATTCTGGATGTGTTTGATGAGCACGGCGTGAACCTGTGTTATGAAATTCATCCCGGCGAGGATCTGCACGATGGCCTGACGTTTGAGCGTTTTCTGGAAGGTGTAGGAAATCATCCGCGCTGCCATATGCTTTACGACCCCAGCCATCTGCACCTGCAAAATATCGACTATCTGGCGTGGATCGATATCTATCATTCACGCATTAAAGCGTTCCACGTTAAAGATGCCGAGTTTGAGCGCAACGGGCGCAGCGGCGTTTACGGCGGCTATCAAAACTGGCTCACCCGAGCCGGGCGCTTTCGGTCACTGGGCGATGGACAAATCGACTTTAAAGGGATTTTCAGCAAATTAACCCAGCATGATTACGACGGTTGGGCGGTGTTGGAGTGGGAGTGTTGCCTGAAATCCGCAGAAGTGGGGGCACGCGAGGGAAGTGAGTTTATTCGTCGGCACATCATCCCGGTGTCCACTCGGGCGTTTGATGATTTTGCCGCCGGCAGCGAGGCAAAGAAATGA
- the nfsB gene encoding oxygen-insensitive NAD(P)H nitroreductase has translation MDIISVAKKRYSTKAFDASKKLTAEQADNLKTLLQFSPSSTNSQPWHFIVASTDEGKARVAKSAAGNYVFNERKMLDASHVVVFCAKTAMDDAWLEKVVDQEEADGRFATPEAKAANHKGRTFFADMHRKDLKDDDQWMAKQVYLNVGNFLLGVGAMGLDAVPIEGFDAAVLDAEFALKEKGFTSLVVVPVGHHSVEDFNAALPKSRLPLSEILTEI, from the coding sequence ATGGATATCATTTCCGTTGCCAAAAAGCGCTATTCCACTAAAGCCTTCGACGCCAGCAAAAAACTGACCGCTGAGCAGGCAGACAACCTGAAGACGCTGCTGCAATTCAGCCCGTCCAGCACCAACTCTCAGCCGTGGCACTTTATCGTTGCCAGCACCGATGAAGGCAAAGCGCGCGTGGCGAAATCTGCTGCCGGGAACTATGTCTTCAACGAACGCAAAATGCTGGACGCCTCTCACGTGGTAGTCTTCTGCGCCAAAACCGCAATGGATGACGCCTGGCTTGAGAAAGTGGTCGATCAGGAAGAGGCCGATGGCCGCTTTGCCACCCCGGAAGCAAAAGCCGCTAACCACAAAGGTCGTACTTTCTTCGCCGATATGCACCGCAAAGATCTGAAAGATGACGATCAGTGGATGGCAAAACAGGTTTACCTGAACGTCGGTAACTTCCTGCTGGGCGTGGGCGCGATGGGCCTGGACGCGGTACCGATTGAAGGTTTCGACGCCGCCGTACTCGACGCCGAATTTGCTCTGAAAGAGAAAGGTTTCACCAGCCTGGTGGTCGTGCCGGTGGGTCACCACAGCGTAGAAGATTTCAACGCTGCTCTGCCGAAATCACGTCTGCCGCTGTCAGAAATCTTGACTGAGATTTAA
- a CDS encoding MmcQ/YjbR family DNA-binding protein, which translates to MDSEILHASAKRLALEMPFAEQTWPFGPEYDVFCIGGKIFMINLWTRGLPVVNLKSDPEISLLNQAIYPSIKPGYHMNKKHWISVYPGDDITPELLESLITDSWERVVDKLPKREQKRFRPQ; encoded by the coding sequence ATGGACAGTGAAATATTACACGCCAGCGCAAAACGCCTGGCGCTGGAGATGCCGTTTGCCGAGCAGACCTGGCCGTTTGGCCCGGAGTACGATGTGTTCTGTATCGGCGGGAAAATCTTTATGATCAACCTGTGGACGCGCGGCTTGCCCGTTGTAAATCTCAAGTCAGACCCGGAAATTTCGCTGCTCAATCAGGCTATCTATCCCAGCATCAAACCGGGATACCATATGAATAAAAAGCACTGGATCTCCGTCTATCCGGGTGATGATATTACGCCTGAGTTACTGGAATCACTGATTACCGATTCATGGGAGCGCGTTGTCGATAAGTTACCAAAACGCGAGCAAAAACGGTTTCGTCCTCAATGA
- a CDS encoding PLP-dependent aminotransferase family protein encodes MFEHQLASRATGLKPSAVRELLKHSKLPGVISLGGGIPAPELFDNEGIQLAVQQVMASQFQEAMQYSLSEGYPPLRQAIADICRQRGVACDASQVYITSGSQQSLDIVARTLLNPGDVVVVERPTYLAALQVFQLAQANIQSVDTDEDGMLVEQLADLVQTSPVKVVYLVPTFGNPGGKTLSEPRRRRLVELAKQHGFIIVEDDPYGEISFTDERPQPLYQHAMALGCTDQVIYTSTFSKILAPGMRVGWLVMPEWLASKAIIVKQATDLHTSTLSQQITAQYLSLNRLPAQIALIREDYRKKCDTLASALEAKLGDHLAFSRPKGGMFLWAHFRYPFNATEWLKKTLENRVVFVPGEAFYNDAPDVTTLRLSYSTVSHEGLVEAVDRLAKSL; translated from the coding sequence ATGTTCGAACATCAGCTGGCATCGCGCGCCACAGGGCTGAAACCTTCCGCCGTCCGCGAACTCCTCAAACACAGCAAACTGCCTGGCGTTATCTCGCTCGGCGGCGGTATTCCTGCGCCAGAACTGTTTGATAACGAAGGTATTCAACTCGCGGTACAGCAGGTTATGGCGTCACAATTCCAGGAAGCGATGCAGTACAGCCTGAGCGAAGGTTACCCGCCGCTGCGTCAGGCGATTGCCGATATTTGTCGCCAGCGCGGCGTGGCCTGCGACGCGTCACAGGTTTACATCACCTCCGGCTCTCAGCAGTCGCTGGATATTGTCGCCCGCACGCTGCTTAACCCTGGCGATGTGGTGGTCGTCGAACGCCCAACTTACCTGGCAGCGTTGCAGGTCTTCCAGCTGGCGCAGGCTAACATTCAGAGCGTCGATACCGACGAAGACGGTATGCTGGTTGAACAGCTGGCCGATTTAGTGCAAACCAGCCCGGTTAAAGTGGTGTATCTGGTGCCTACCTTTGGCAACCCTGGCGGCAAAACCCTCAGCGAACCGCGTCGCCGTCGCCTGGTTGAGCTGGCCAAACAGCACGGTTTTATCATCGTTGAGGACGACCCGTACGGGGAAATCAGTTTTACCGATGAACGCCCGCAGCCGCTTTATCAACACGCTATGGCGCTCGGCTGCACCGACCAGGTTATCTATACCTCCACCTTTTCCAAAATTCTGGCGCCGGGGATGCGCGTGGGCTGGCTGGTAATGCCGGAGTGGCTGGCGAGCAAAGCCATTATCGTGAAACAGGCGACCGACCTGCATACCAGCACCCTGTCTCAGCAAATCACCGCACAGTACTTATCGCTTAATCGTCTGCCCGCACAAATTGCGCTGATCCGCGAAGATTATCGTAAAAAATGCGACACCCTGGCGAGTGCGCTGGAAGCCAAACTGGGCGATCATCTTGCCTTCAGCCGTCCGAAAGGTGGGATGTTCCTGTGGGCCCATTTCCGCTACCCGTTCAATGCTACCGAATGGCTGAAAAAGACGCTGGAAAACCGCGTGGTCTTTGTACCGGGCGAAGCGTTTTATAACGATGCGCCAGACGTCACGACGCTGCGTCTCTCCTACTCCACCGTGTCCCACGAGGGGTTAGTTGAGGCGGTCGATCGCCTGGCAAAATCACTGTAA
- a CDS encoding Gfo/Idh/MocA family protein, with protein MIQVGIIGSGFIGPAHLEALRRLGNVQVVALCDSSLAHAQAKADELSVPHAYGDVDTFLAHPGLQVVHNCTPNHLHAQINRQILAAGKHIFSEKPLCLTPDEARELVTMAEDAGVVHGVSFVYRQFAMVQQAASMQRSGATGRLFSVYGSYLQDWMLNETDFNWRVDAAQGGASRAMADIGSHWCDTVQFVTGKRIVEVMADLAIVWPTRKANVAGSSTFSQQTQAVQYADYPVTTEDAGSVLFRFDDGSKGCFSVSQVSAGRKNRLSFELNGSECSLAWDQEVPQQLWIGKREGANQLLSDDPGLLNRDIAGSAHFPGGHIEGWPDAFKNMMRNFYRAVAQGEMPPAGARRFASFHDGANVMYIIDAIMKSHQQQRWVRVAD; from the coding sequence ATGATTCAGGTGGGAATTATCGGTAGCGGATTTATTGGCCCGGCGCATCTGGAAGCGCTACGTCGCCTCGGTAACGTGCAGGTGGTGGCGTTGTGCGACAGCAGCCTGGCGCACGCGCAGGCTAAAGCAGATGAACTTTCGGTGCCGCACGCGTATGGCGACGTGGACACCTTTCTGGCGCATCCGGGCTTGCAGGTGGTTCATAACTGCACGCCCAATCATCTGCACGCGCAGATTAACCGGCAAATTCTTGCCGCCGGGAAGCATATCTTCTCGGAAAAACCGCTGTGCCTGACGCCAGATGAGGCGCGGGAGCTGGTGACGATGGCGGAGGACGCGGGCGTCGTGCATGGCGTCAGCTTTGTTTATCGCCAGTTCGCGATGGTGCAGCAGGCGGCAAGTATGCAGCGCAGCGGCGCAACCGGGCGGCTGTTCTCGGTTTACGGTAGCTATTTACAGGACTGGATGCTCAACGAGACGGATTTCAACTGGCGCGTGGATGCCGCACAGGGTGGGGCGTCGAGGGCGATGGCGGATATCGGTTCTCACTGGTGCGATACAGTGCAGTTTGTAACCGGCAAGCGCATCGTAGAAGTGATGGCGGATCTCGCAATTGTTTGGCCGACGCGCAAAGCGAATGTTGCAGGTTCCTCAACGTTTAGCCAGCAGACGCAGGCCGTGCAGTACGCGGATTATCCTGTCACTACGGAGGATGCGGGTTCGGTACTGTTTCGTTTTGACGATGGCAGTAAAGGGTGCTTTAGCGTCTCGCAGGTGAGCGCTGGGCGTAAAAATCGCCTCAGCTTTGAGCTCAACGGCAGTGAATGCTCGCTGGCGTGGGATCAGGAAGTGCCGCAGCAGCTGTGGATTGGCAAGCGTGAAGGGGCGAATCAACTACTCAGTGACGATCCTGGATTACTGAATCGGGATATTGCTGGCAGCGCCCATTTCCCCGGTGGCCATATTGAGGGCTGGCCGGACGCCTTCAAAAACATGATGCGGAACTTCTATCGCGCGGTGGCGCAGGGGGAAATGCCGCCAGCCGGGGCGCGTCGATTTGCTTCCTTCCACGATGGTGCAAATGTGATGTATATCATTGACGCAATTATGAAAAGCCATCAGCAACAGCGTTGGGTGCGCGTGGCGGATTAA
- a CDS encoding RamA family antibiotic efflux transcriptional regulator produces the protein MTISAQVIDTIVEWIDDNLHQPLRIDDIARHAGYSKWHLQRLFLQYKGESLGRYIRQRKLSLAAQELRTTNQRVYDICLKYGFDSQQTFTRVFTRTFNQSPGAYRRENYCSQMH, from the coding sequence ATGACTATTTCCGCTCAGGTTATCGACACTATCGTTGAGTGGATCGATGACAACCTGCACCAACCGCTTCGCATTGACGATATCGCACGTCACGCGGGCTACTCAAAATGGCACCTGCAACGACTCTTTTTGCAGTACAAAGGCGAGAGTCTGGGGCGCTATATACGCCAGCGCAAACTCAGCCTGGCAGCGCAGGAACTGCGGACGACCAATCAGCGCGTGTATGATATTTGTCTGAAATATGGCTTCGATTCGCAGCAGACATTTACCCGCGTTTTCACCCGCACGTTTAACCAGTCACCGGGCGCGTATCGTCGGGAGAATTATTGTAGCCAGATGCATTAG
- a CDS encoding MFS transporter, whose translation MVSTTESSNGLTVQHRMLVPRLSLMMFMQFFIWGSWSVTLGLVMTQHNMSLLIGDAFSAGPIASILSPFVLGMLVDRFFASQKVMAVMHLLGAAILWFVPQALVAQNGSLLIALLFGYTLCYMPTLALTNNIAFHSLANVDKTFPVVRVFGTIGWIVAGIFIGVTGISDTTGIFTLAAICSVALAVYSLTLPHTPAPAKGLPVKLRDLFCADAFALLKTRHFLVFAICATLISIPLGTYYAYTASYLADAGVGDVSTAMSFGQMSEIFFMLVIPLLFRRLGVKYMLLIGMLAWFVRYAFFALGVSEEGRFLLYLGILLHGVCYDFFFVVGFIYTDRVAGEKVKGQAQSMVVMFTYGIGMLLGSQISGALYNRLVAGHSVPQAWVTFWWIPAVAAAVIAIILLFSFKYDDKTQA comes from the coding sequence ATGGTGTCAACAACCGAAAGTAGTAATGGTCTCACCGTTCAGCATCGTATGCTGGTTCCACGGTTGTCGTTAATGATGTTTATGCAGTTCTTTATCTGGGGCAGTTGGTCGGTCACGCTTGGGCTGGTGATGACCCAACACAACATGTCGCTGTTAATTGGCGATGCGTTCTCCGCAGGCCCTATCGCCTCAATTCTTTCCCCGTTCGTACTGGGCATGTTGGTGGATCGCTTCTTTGCGTCGCAGAAAGTGATGGCGGTGATGCATCTGCTGGGCGCGGCGATCCTCTGGTTTGTGCCTCAGGCGTTAGTGGCGCAAAACGGTTCTCTGCTGATTGCGCTACTGTTTGGCTATACGCTTTGCTATATGCCGACCCTGGCGTTGACCAATAACATTGCCTTCCACAGCCTGGCGAATGTCGATAAAACGTTCCCGGTGGTGCGCGTGTTCGGCACCATTGGCTGGATTGTGGCGGGTATTTTTATCGGCGTGACGGGGATTTCCGATACCACCGGCATCTTTACCCTGGCGGCGATTTGCTCGGTGGCGCTGGCGGTCTACAGCCTGACGTTACCGCATACACCGGCTCCGGCAAAAGGGTTACCGGTGAAGCTGCGCGATCTCTTTTGCGCCGATGCTTTCGCGCTGCTGAAAACGCGTCATTTCCTGGTCTTTGCTATCTGCGCGACGCTGATCTCCATTCCGCTAGGCACCTATTACGCGTATACCGCGTCCTATCTTGCCGATGCGGGCGTGGGAGATGTCAGTACGGCGATGTCCTTCGGCCAGATGTCCGAAATTTTCTTCATGCTGGTTATTCCCCTGCTGTTCCGCCGTCTGGGCGTGAAGTACATGTTGCTCATCGGCATGCTGGCGTGGTTTGTGCGTTATGCCTTCTTTGCGCTGGGCGTCAGCGAAGAGGGGCGTTTCCTGCTGTATCTCGGCATTTTGCTGCACGGCGTATGTTACGACTTCTTCTTTGTGGTGGGCTTTATCTACACCGACCGCGTGGCGGGCGAGAAGGTGAAAGGGCAGGCGCAAAGTATGGTGGTGATGTTTACCTACGGTATCGGCATGCTGCTGGGCTCGCAGATTTCCGGGGCGCTCTACAACCGTTTGGTCGCCGGGCACAGCGTGCCGCAGGCATGGGTAACCTTTTGGTGGATCCCGGCGGTTGCCGCCGCCGTTATTGCCATTATTCTCCTCTTCTCGTTTAAGTATGACGATAAGACGCAGGCGTAG
- a CDS encoding MBL fold metallo-hydrolase, with protein sequence MSGQEMKPFIISVVVIMLIASAASLPFVLNAGFGQAPQGAEKSRVEASPNYRDGVFNNQLPTPGFTSDKNMLVAWWEFLTVKRENARPAQPLPMVATDLANIPLQEDVTVWLGHSSWYLQLAGKRILIDPVFSSYAAPFSFLNKAFAGDYPWHAKNMPEIDLLIISHDHYDHLDYATIKALIPKVKRAVVPLGVGSHLRYWGMNEERVTEADWQEQVEISPSLSVHVLPARHFSGRGIKRNQTLWASFMFVTPQRKIYYSGDSGYGPHFKAIGQQFGFVDVAILENGQYDQDWRYIHMHPEETAQAAVDLHAAAVLPGHSGRFVLAKHTWDDPYKRLAQASKGKAYRLLTPMQGEQVELANRTQQFRAWWE encoded by the coding sequence CTGTCTGGTCAGGAAATGAAACCTTTCATCATCAGTGTGGTTGTCATCATGCTTATTGCATCCGCAGCGAGTCTGCCTTTTGTTCTGAATGCCGGTTTCGGCCAGGCTCCGCAGGGGGCAGAAAAAAGCCGGGTAGAGGCGTCGCCAAACTACCGCGACGGTGTGTTTAACAATCAGCTGCCGACGCCGGGGTTTACCAGCGACAAAAACATGCTGGTGGCCTGGTGGGAGTTTCTGACGGTCAAACGCGAGAACGCGCGTCCGGCGCAGCCGCTGCCGATGGTCGCCACCGATCTGGCAAATATTCCGTTGCAGGAAGACGTCACGGTTTGGCTGGGCCATTCATCGTGGTACCTGCAACTGGCCGGGAAACGCATTCTGATCGATCCGGTATTCAGCAGCTACGCCGCACCGTTCTCGTTTCTGAATAAAGCGTTTGCCGGTGACTATCCATGGCACGCGAAAAACATGCCGGAAATCGACCTGTTGATTATCTCGCACGATCATTACGACCATCTGGATTACGCGACGATTAAAGCGCTGATCCCAAAGGTAAAAAGGGCGGTGGTCCCGCTGGGCGTAGGATCGCATCTGCGTTACTGGGGAATGAATGAGGAGCGGGTGACCGAGGCAGACTGGCAGGAACAGGTTGAGATCAGCCCGTCGCTCAGCGTGCACGTGCTGCCCGCACGGCATTTCTCCGGGCGCGGTATTAAGCGCAACCAGACCCTTTGGGCCAGCTTTATGTTCGTCACGCCGCAGCGAAAAATTTACTACAGCGGTGATTCTGGCTACGGGCCGCACTTCAAAGCCATTGGTCAGCAGTTTGGTTTTGTCGATGTCGCGATTCTGGAAAATGGTCAGTATGACCAGGACTGGCGCTACATCCATATGCATCCTGAGGAGACAGCCCAGGCCGCCGTTGACCTGCACGCCGCTGCCGTGCTGCCGGGCCATTCCGGGCGCTTTGTGCTGGCGAAGCACACGTGGGATGACCCGTACAAGCGGCTTGCGCAAGCCAGTAAAGGCAAGGCTTATCGCCTGCTGACGCCGATGCAGGGCGAGCAGGTAGAACTTGCCAACCGTACACAACAATTCCGGGCCTGGTGGGAATAA